In one window of Neisseria subflava DNA:
- a CDS encoding type 4a pilus biogenesis protein PilO, with the protein MASKNLKQLDVQNLYLLNMPSKLLLGGLLIVGMLALGYVGVFKDQIETLNTQEAKEAELKETFTRKSIQAASLNNLKAELASIRSAFDVLLKQLPTDAEIPNLIQELHQAGSTNGLRLDSVAPLQPENDGPIQKLPYQISITGKYSQISQFTRDVGDLSRIITLDSLKLVNAGEDKEGKGNKGELTLSAIATTYKARPAEEIAAELAAQQAQEEGKPAENEQK; encoded by the coding sequence ATGGCATCTAAAAACCTGAAACAATTGGACGTACAAAACCTGTACCTGCTCAATATGCCTTCAAAACTTTTGCTGGGAGGTTTGTTGATTGTCGGTATGTTGGCGTTGGGCTATGTCGGCGTATTTAAAGATCAGATTGAAACCTTGAATACGCAGGAAGCCAAAGAAGCAGAACTGAAGGAAACCTTTACGCGTAAAAGCATTCAGGCGGCAAGCTTGAACAATTTGAAGGCTGAATTGGCTTCTATCCGTTCTGCATTTGACGTTTTGTTGAAACAACTGCCGACCGATGCGGAAATTCCGAACCTGATTCAAGAGCTGCATCAGGCAGGTTCAACCAACGGACTGCGTTTGGACAGCGTTGCACCGCTCCAACCTGAAAACGATGGTCCGATTCAAAAACTGCCGTATCAGATTTCCATCACGGGCAAATACTCTCAAATCAGCCAATTTACCCGTGATGTAGGCGATTTGTCGCGCATTATTACGTTAGATTCTTTGAAACTCGTGAACGCAGGCGAGGACAAAGAAGGCAAAGGCAATAAAGGCGAGTTGACATTGAGTGCGATTGCGACGACTTACAAAGCCCGTCCGGCCGAAGAGATTGCTGCCGAATTGGCTGCGCAACAGGCACAAGAAGAAGGCAAACCTGCCGAGAATGAGCAAAAATAA
- a CDS encoding shikimate kinase, translating into MTHMEKINGNLILIGLMGAGKTTLGKQLAQMFECPFYDSDYEICTSSGVSIPTIFEMEGEEGFRNRETNMLKKLASRRNIVLSTGGGSVLRSENRQILRQNGTVVYLHASPETLLERTRYDSNRPLLQVANPLAKLQELYDQRDTLYRQTAHLVIESDSCHKTLKRLMQTLGE; encoded by the coding sequence ATGACCCACATGGAAAAAATCAACGGCAATTTAATTTTAATCGGGCTGATGGGCGCGGGGAAAACCACTTTGGGCAAGCAGCTTGCCCAAATGTTTGAATGCCCGTTTTACGACAGCGACTACGAAATCTGCACTTCTTCGGGCGTATCCATTCCGACCATTTTTGAGATGGAAGGGGAGGAAGGCTTCCGCAACCGTGAAACCAATATGCTGAAGAAGCTCGCTTCCCGGCGCAACATCGTTTTATCGACCGGTGGCGGCTCCGTATTGCGCAGTGAAAACAGGCAGATTTTGCGCCAAAACGGTACGGTTGTTTATCTGCATGCCAGCCCCGAAACCTTGCTGGAGCGTACCCGTTACGACAGCAACCGGCCGCTGTTGCAAGTTGCCAACCCTTTGGCCAAACTGCAAGAGCTGTATGACCAACGCGATACGCTGTACCGTCAAACTGCCCATCTCGTCATCGAATCCGACAGCTGTCACAAAACGCTCAAACGCCTGATGCAGACTTTAGGCGAGTAA
- a CDS encoding PHP domain-containing protein yields the protein MIDLHCHSTVSDGMLSPTEVVRLARQNGCTLLALTDHDHTGGLAEARTEADTLSLPFVNGVEISVTWHGRTIHIVGLDFDEHNEALQNLLAEVRKGRLKRLESIAAKLEKKGITGAYEGALALAANKEMASRTHIAEFLIREGHVKNKQQAFTKYLGDGKSCSVRHEWATLEDCVAAITGAGGMAIIAHPMRYELSATAKRNLFQEFKNLGGAGIEVHSGNCCKNDRLNYALLADRFDFLASAGSDFHRPNDFSGGILGACPDLPEQCRPVWKHFKAV from the coding sequence ATGATTGATTTACACTGCCATTCGACCGTTTCAGACGGCATGTTGTCCCCAACCGAAGTTGTCCGACTCGCCCGTCAAAACGGTTGCACCCTGCTCGCCCTGACCGACCACGACCATACCGGCGGACTTGCCGAAGCACGCACCGAAGCCGATACCCTCAGCCTCCCCTTCGTCAACGGCGTGGAGATATCCGTCACTTGGCACGGCCGCACCATCCACATTGTCGGTTTGGACTTTGACGAACACAACGAAGCCCTGCAAAACCTGCTTGCCGAAGTCCGCAAAGGCCGTCTGAAACGACTGGAATCCATTGCGGCCAAACTGGAGAAAAAAGGCATAACAGGCGCGTATGAAGGCGCACTGGCATTGGCCGCCAACAAAGAAATGGCCAGCCGCACCCACATTGCCGAATTCCTCATCCGCGAAGGCCATGTCAAAAACAAACAGCAGGCATTTACCAAATATCTGGGAGACGGCAAATCCTGTTCCGTCAGACATGAATGGGCCACACTGGAAGACTGCGTAGCCGCGATTACAGGCGCGGGCGGCATGGCCATTATCGCCCACCCGATGCGCTATGAATTATCCGCCACCGCCAAACGAAACCTGTTTCAAGAATTTAAAAATCTCGGCGGCGCAGGGATTGAAGTGCACAGTGGCAACTGCTGTAAAAACGACCGCCTCAACTATGCCCTGCTTGCCGACCGCTTCGACTTTCTCGCCAGCGCAGGCAGCGACTTCCACCGCCCCAACGACTTCAGCGGCGGCATACTCGGCGCCTGTCCCGACTTACCCGAACAATGCCGTCCTGTCTGGAAACACTTTAAGGCCGTCTGA
- a CDS encoding pilus assembly protein PilP, with translation MKKIILLLSLLPLAACTQSYEDLTQWMTQTRQEAKSKIIPFEEPTVTLPKPYSPPNFKGMNAFDSRRLDTAPKGGNAPDVNRPKETLEAFSLENMAFVGTLQSGGKVSGFIKVNDHVYTVYPGNYIGQNYGRIQSITEDKIILTEQVEDSYGNWVYRKAELPLSSKEADSSNSSDSSNSN, from the coding sequence ATGAAAAAAATCATCTTACTCTTAAGTCTTCTTCCCTTGGCAGCCTGTACGCAAAGCTATGAAGATTTGACTCAATGGATGACGCAAACCCGTCAGGAAGCAAAATCCAAGATTATTCCGTTTGAAGAGCCGACGGTTACATTGCCTAAGCCATATAGCCCGCCGAACTTTAAAGGCATGAATGCGTTTGATTCACGCCGTTTGGACACTGCTCCTAAAGGCGGCAATGCGCCGGATGTGAACCGTCCGAAAGAAACATTGGAAGCCTTCAGTTTGGAAAACATGGCCTTTGTCGGAACGCTTCAAAGCGGCGGCAAAGTTTCCGGATTTATCAAGGTCAACGACCATGTTTATACCGTTTATCCCGGAAACTATATCGGTCAGAATTACGGCAGAATCCAAAGTATTACTGAAGATAAAATTATCTTGACCGAGCAAGTTGAAGACAGCTACGGCAACTGGGTGTACCGGAAGGCCGAATTGCCATTGAGCAGTAAAGAGGCGGATTCTTCCAATAGCTCAGATAGTTCGAATTCAAATTAA
- a CDS encoding penicillin-binding protein 1A: MIKKIITTCMGLLLGLALFGVGLIAIAILVTYPKLPSLDSLQHYKPKMPLTIYSSDGQVIGVYGEQRREFTKIGDFPKILKDAVIAAEDKRFYDHWGVDVWGVARAAIGNVIAGGVQSGASTITQQVAKNFYLSSERSFTRKFNEALLAYKIEQSLSKDKILELYFNQIYLGQRAYGFASAAQTYFNKNVNDLTLAEAAMLAGLPKAPSAYNPIVNPERAKLRQAYILNNMLEEGMITLQQRDQALKEELHYERFVQNIDQNALYVAEMVRQELFEKYGEDAYTQGFKVYTTVDTAHQRVATEALRKVLRNFDRGSSYRGAENYIDLSKSDNVEETVSQYLSTLYTVDKMIPAVVLEASRKGVQIQLPSGRKVTLNSHALGFAARAVNNEKMGDDRIRRGSVIRVKGSGDTFTVVQEPLLQGALVSLDTKTGAVRALVGGYDYHSKTFNRATQAMRQPGSTFKPFVYSAALAKGMTASTMINDAPISLPGKGANGKAWNPKNSDGRYAGYITLRQALTASKNMVSIRILMSIGIGYAQQYIQRFGFKPSEIPASLSMALGTGETTPLRIAEGYSVFANGGYKVSAHVIDKIYDSQGRLRAQMQPLVAGENAPQAIDPRNAYIMYKIMQDVVRVGTARGAAALGRSDIAGKTGTTNDNKDAWFVGFTPSVVTAVYIGFDKPRSMGSAGYGGTIAVPVWVEYMRFALKGTSVKPMKAPEGVVTNGGEVYMRERMTTSSDLALDNSGVAPRPAQPARHAVPNENRRSAESNTAPAREESDETPVLPSNTGNNNRQQLDSLF; the protein is encoded by the coding sequence ATGATTAAAAAAATTATAACGACCTGCATGGGTCTCTTATTAGGACTGGCTCTTTTCGGTGTAGGTCTGATTGCAATTGCAATTTTGGTAACCTATCCAAAACTGCCGTCTTTGGACTCTTTACAACACTACAAACCAAAAATGCCGCTGACGATTTATTCTTCAGACGGCCAAGTCATTGGCGTTTACGGCGAACAACGGCGTGAATTTACCAAAATCGGTGACTTCCCGAAAATTTTAAAAGACGCCGTGATTGCCGCCGAAGACAAACGCTTCTACGACCACTGGGGTGTGGACGTTTGGGGCGTGGCGCGCGCCGCAATCGGCAACGTCATAGCCGGCGGTGTTCAATCCGGTGCCAGTACGATTACGCAACAGGTTGCCAAAAACTTCTACCTGAGCAGCGAGCGTTCGTTCACCCGTAAGTTCAACGAAGCCCTGTTGGCCTACAAAATCGAGCAGTCTTTAAGCAAAGACAAGATTTTGGAGCTGTACTTCAACCAAATCTATTTGGGTCAACGCGCTTATGGTTTTGCCTCCGCCGCCCAAACTTATTTCAATAAAAATGTTAATGATTTAACATTGGCCGAAGCCGCCATGTTGGCCGGCTTGCCTAAAGCACCTTCCGCCTACAATCCGATTGTAAACCCTGAGCGTGCCAAACTGCGCCAGGCTTATATTCTAAACAATATGCTGGAAGAAGGCATGATCACCCTGCAGCAACGCGATCAGGCTTTGAAAGAAGAGTTGCATTACGAGCGTTTTGTACAAAACATCGACCAAAATGCCCTGTATGTTGCCGAGATGGTGCGTCAAGAGCTGTTTGAAAAATACGGCGAAGATGCCTACACACAAGGCTTCAAGGTATATACCACCGTCGATACCGCACACCAGCGCGTCGCCACCGAAGCCCTGCGTAAAGTTTTGCGCAACTTCGACCGCGGCAGCAGCTACCGCGGTGCAGAAAACTACATCGACCTGAGCAAAAGCGACAACGTAGAAGAAACTGTCAGCCAATATCTTTCTACACTTTACACCGTCGATAAAATGATTCCTGCGGTTGTATTGGAAGCCTCACGCAAAGGTGTACAGATTCAGTTGCCAAGCGGCCGTAAAGTCACGCTGAACAGCCACGCTTTAGGCTTTGCCGCCCGTGCCGTCAACAACGAAAAAATGGGAGATGACCGCATCCGTCGCGGCTCCGTCATTCGCGTTAAAGGCAGTGGCGATACTTTTACCGTCGTTCAAGAGCCTTTGTTGCAAGGCGCATTGGTGTCTTTAGACACGAAAACCGGTGCAGTCCGTGCATTGGTCGGCGGCTACGACTACCACAGCAAAACCTTCAACCGCGCAACTCAAGCCATGCGCCAACCCGGCTCGACGTTCAAACCGTTCGTTTATTCCGCCGCTTTGGCAAAAGGCATGACTGCCTCCACCATGATTAACGATGCGCCGATTTCCCTGCCTGGCAAAGGTGCAAACGGTAAAGCATGGAACCCGAAAAACTCTGACGGCCGCTATGCCGGTTACATCACGCTGCGTCAGGCTTTGACCGCGTCGAAAAACATGGTGTCCATCCGCATCCTGATGTCTATCGGCATCGGCTACGCGCAACAATACATCCAACGCTTCGGCTTCAAGCCGTCTGAAATCCCTGCCAGCCTGTCTATGGCTTTGGGTACAGGCGAAACCACTCCGTTGCGTATTGCAGAAGGTTACAGCGTCTTTGCCAACGGCGGTTACAAAGTATCTGCCCACGTCATCGACAAAATCTACGACAGCCAAGGCCGTCTGAGAGCGCAAATGCAGCCGTTAGTGGCCGGTGAAAACGCACCTCAAGCCATTGACCCGCGCAACGCCTACATCATGTACAAAATCATGCAGGACGTTGTCCGTGTCGGTACCGCGCGCGGTGCAGCCGCACTGGGCCGCTCCGACATCGCCGGTAAAACCGGTACCACCAACGACAACAAAGACGCATGGTTTGTCGGCTTCACCCCTAGCGTTGTGACTGCCGTCTATATCGGCTTTGACAAACCGCGCAGCATGGGCAGTGCAGGCTACGGTGGCACAATCGCCGTACCGGTTTGGGTAGAATACATGCGCTTCGCCCTGAAAGGCACCAGCGTCAAACCGATGAAAGCACCTGAAGGCGTGGTTACAAACGGCGGCGAAGTGTATATGCGCGAACGCATGACCACCAGCTCCGACCTGGCCTTGGACAACAGCGGCGTTGCTCCGCGTCCTGCTCAACCTGCCCGTCATGCCGTTCCGAATGAAAACCGCCGCAGTGCCGAGAGCAACACTGCGCCAGCCCGTGAAGAATCAGACGAAACCCCAGTTCTGCCAAGCAATACCGGCAACAATAACAGACAACAACTGGACTCTCTGTTCTAA
- the aroB gene encoding 3-dehydroquinate synthase, which produces MRTLTVQTPSHQYPIFIGHKLIEQADTLLQPYLGKKAAIITNETVAPLYLKQLQTALDRLGVPHFSIILPDGEEYKNWQTLNLIYDGLMQNRAERKTTLIALGGGVIGDMVGFAAATYQRGAPFIQVPTTLLSQVDSSVGGKTAINHPLGKNMIGAFYQPQAVLADLTVLQTLPQRELSAGMAEVIKYGALGDAEFFAWLEENMADLMAQHQEKMAEAVYHCCKMKADIVAQDETEQGIRAWLNLGHTFGHAIEAEMGYGVWLHGEAVAAGCVLASRLSQILGKTQQADTDRIAALMEAASLPSAPPVFSFEKWIEHMSHDKKVSSGIMRFVGLEYLGKANITEITDMEILRQTLQPYL; this is translated from the coding sequence ATGCGCACACTGACTGTCCAAACCCCGTCCCATCAATATCCCATCTTTATCGGGCATAAACTGATTGAGCAGGCAGATACGCTGCTTCAGCCCTATTTAGGCAAAAAAGCAGCCATCATTACCAACGAAACCGTTGCGCCGCTTTATCTCAAACAGCTTCAGACGGCCTTAGACAGACTGGGTGTGCCGCATTTCAGCATTATCCTTCCCGACGGCGAAGAATATAAAAACTGGCAGACGCTTAACCTGATTTACGATGGCTTGATGCAAAACCGTGCCGAGCGCAAAACCACTTTAATCGCTTTGGGCGGCGGTGTGATAGGCGATATGGTCGGCTTCGCCGCGGCGACTTATCAGCGTGGCGCACCTTTTATCCAAGTGCCAACCACATTGCTCAGCCAGGTCGATTCCTCGGTCGGCGGTAAAACCGCTATCAACCATCCGCTCGGTAAAAACATGATTGGCGCGTTCTACCAACCGCAAGCCGTGCTGGCCGATTTGACCGTCCTGCAAACACTGCCGCAACGCGAACTTTCCGCAGGCATGGCCGAAGTCATCAAATACGGCGCATTGGGCGATGCCGAATTTTTTGCTTGGTTGGAAGAAAATATGGCCGACCTTATGGCGCAACATCAAGAAAAAATGGCAGAAGCCGTTTACCATTGCTGCAAAATGAAGGCCGATATTGTTGCCCAAGACGAAACCGAGCAGGGCATCCGCGCATGGCTTAATCTCGGCCACACTTTCGGCCATGCCATTGAAGCCGAAATGGGCTACGGCGTATGGCTGCACGGCGAAGCCGTTGCCGCCGGTTGCGTCCTTGCTTCCCGTTTGTCGCAAATTTTGGGCAAAACCCAACAAGCCGATACCGACCGCATTGCCGCTTTAATGGAAGCCGCCTCCCTCCCGTCTGCGCCGCCTGTTTTCTCCTTTGAAAAATGGATTGAACACATGAGCCACGACAAAAAAGTCAGCAGCGGCATCATGCGTTTTGTCGGCTTGGAATACTTGGGCAAAGCCAATATTACCGAAATTACCGATATGGAAATCCTCCGCCAAACCTTGCAGCCGTATTTGTGA
- the pilM gene encoding type IV pilus assembly protein PilM, with protein sequence MRLFKSTKDTKTGKASSGLNNRSAIGVDISQHAIKMVQLTGRSLNQIRLEKYVITKLPKNIVKGNKIQDYDQLATYIQHTYTQLRSSCKNIVAAMPQNLATVEQIIYNPRDTDLGLEEFVEAEVGQFAPIEEMNYDFQAEEVGSGQHVLAVAAKKDDVEPRIEMFENAGLPLSALDLDLLAQRNAFVYWMNTHAPEMAEEKVAVFGIHATQMYALILQNGRILYKQETPVSTEQLNQLIQRTYRVTEEKAAQMMASQNKPSDYQSQIADRFNVQVAQEVQRVLQFYYTTQATDSFANIKHILLTGFTAQQVGLAESIFSQTNTATEYLHPISYVERSAKVELPQFQIDAPSLTLAFGLALRGL encoded by the coding sequence ATGCGCTTATTTAAAAGCACGAAAGATACCAAAACAGGCAAGGCTTCTAGCGGATTGAACAACCGCTCTGCCATCGGCGTCGACATCAGCCAACATGCCATTAAGATGGTACAACTGACAGGCCGTAGTTTAAACCAAATTCGGCTGGAGAAATACGTTATTACCAAATTGCCTAAAAATATTGTCAAAGGCAACAAAATTCAAGACTACGATCAGCTTGCCACTTACATCCAACATACTTACACACAATTACGCAGTTCTTGCAAAAATATTGTTGCGGCTATGCCACAAAATTTGGCGACAGTCGAGCAAATTATTTACAACCCGCGTGATACCGATTTGGGCTTGGAAGAGTTTGTCGAGGCGGAAGTCGGCCAATTTGCGCCTATTGAAGAAATGAACTACGACTTTCAAGCCGAAGAAGTCGGTTCGGGCCAGCATGTTTTAGCTGTTGCCGCTAAAAAAGACGATGTCGAACCGCGCATTGAAATGTTTGAAAATGCGGGCTTGCCTTTGTCCGCTTTGGATTTGGACTTACTGGCGCAACGCAATGCCTTCGTTTATTGGATGAATACGCATGCTCCCGAAATGGCAGAGGAAAAAGTTGCCGTGTTCGGCATTCATGCGACGCAAATGTATGCCCTGATTCTGCAAAACGGCCGCATTCTCTATAAACAAGAAACTCCGGTCAGCACAGAGCAGCTCAATCAGCTGATTCAGCGTACTTATCGGGTAACGGAAGAAAAAGCCGCTCAAATGATGGCTTCCCAAAACAAGCCTTCCGACTACCAGTCTCAGATTGCCGACCGTTTTAATGTGCAGGTTGCGCAAGAAGTTCAGCGGGTTTTGCAATTTTACTATACCACGCAGGCCACTGATTCTTTCGCCAATATCAAACACATCCTGCTGACCGGCTTTACCGCTCAGCAGGTAGGTTTGGCGGAAAGCATTTTCTCGCAAACCAATACGGCAACAGAATACCTGCATCCGATTTCATATGTGGAACGCAGTGCAAAAGTAGAATTGCCGCAGTTTCAAATTGATGCGCCGTCACTGACGTTGGCGTTTGGATTGGCATTAAGGGGACTTTGA
- the pilQ gene encoding type IV pilus secretin PilQ, with protein sequence MKTKHMTKLFAGFSVALAVQTAFAGNITDINVSTLPDNQKIIKIRFDKDVTTPHGFVTSTPARIALDFANTNIRLPQPVLEYADPLLNQITAAQNNDRARVVLGLNKISQYNTEIRGNEVWVFVNESTDQTNAAVANERAATPSTARAAQTYQAVSAANIDFRKGARNSGIIELSAPGFSGQPDIKQQRDRVVVTLKNHTLPTQAQRSLDVADFNTPVQNVTLKRIGNSTQLIIRNNNANWDINTKASSGRFVFEVSPKAANTESSGLNHNANKSFKGRKISLDFQDVEVRTILQILAKESGMNIVASDTVKGTMTLSLKDVPWDQALDLVMQARNLDMRRQGNIINIAPRDELLAKDKAFLQAEKEIAELGPLYSQTFQLKYKNVDEFRKILRLEEYDSNNSNTRNTLLSNRGSALIDPATNTLIVTDNRGVIEKFRKLIDELDVPTRQVMVEARIVEAEDTFFRNLGVKFGSGGAIGRTAWGSNWSNAQTNYNTNASFNRGDIGSRTWTLDPNVSLPTAAAVNSIALVRAFSSGALGLEISASEEQGKSKTISNPRVLTQDRKEAKIESGTEIPYQEASSSGATSITFKKAVLGLTVTPNITPDGQIIMTVKINRDTPIDCTVDSLMTKCINTKHLNTQAMVEDGGTLIVGGIYEEESTNAVNKVPVLGDIPVVGNLFKSRGKRENRRELLIFITPRIMDNVGNNLRY encoded by the coding sequence ATGAAAACCAAGCACATGACAAAATTATTTGCCGGCTTCAGCGTTGCCCTCGCTGTTCAGACGGCCTTTGCAGGCAATATTACCGATATTAACGTTTCTACTTTGCCTGACAACCAAAAAATCATCAAAATCCGTTTCGACAAAGATGTCACCACACCTCATGGTTTTGTAACATCTACGCCGGCGCGTATCGCATTGGATTTTGCCAACACCAATATCCGTTTGCCTCAGCCTGTTTTGGAATATGCCGACCCATTGCTGAATCAAATTACTGCAGCGCAAAACAATGACCGTGCACGCGTGGTTTTGGGTTTGAACAAAATCAGCCAATACAATACTGAGATTCGCGGCAACGAAGTTTGGGTATTTGTAAACGAATCTACTGATCAAACCAATGCGGCCGTTGCAAATGAACGTGCGGCTACGCCGTCTACCGCGCGCGCTGCTCAGACTTATCAAGCCGTTTCAGCAGCCAATATCGATTTCCGCAAAGGCGCACGCAATTCCGGCATTATTGAATTGTCCGCCCCTGGTTTCAGCGGACAGCCGGATATTAAACAGCAGCGCGACCGCGTGGTTGTGACATTGAAAAACCATACTTTGCCGACACAAGCGCAACGCAGTTTGGATGTGGCTGACTTCAATACCCCTGTACAAAACGTTACGCTCAAACGTATCGGCAATTCTACCCAGCTCATTATCCGCAATAATAATGCGAATTGGGACATCAATACCAAAGCTTCTTCCGGCCGTTTTGTATTTGAAGTATCGCCTAAAGCTGCCAATACCGAATCCAGCGGCTTAAACCACAATGCGAACAAATCGTTCAAAGGCCGTAAAATTTCTTTGGATTTCCAAGATGTAGAAGTTCGTACCATCTTGCAGATTTTGGCAAAAGAATCCGGCATGAATATTGTTGCCAGCGATACCGTCAAAGGCACTATGACTTTGTCCCTGAAAGATGTACCTTGGGATCAGGCTTTAGACTTGGTTATGCAGGCGCGCAATTTGGATATGCGCCGTCAAGGCAACATTATCAATATTGCACCTCGCGATGAATTGTTGGCAAAAGACAAAGCCTTCTTGCAGGCTGAAAAAGAGATTGCCGAATTGGGTCCGCTGTATTCTCAAACCTTCCAGTTGAAATACAAAAACGTGGATGAATTCCGCAAAATTCTGCGTTTGGAAGAATACGACAGCAATAATTCCAACACCCGCAACACTCTGTTGAGCAACCGAGGCAGCGCCTTAATCGATCCGGCCACCAATACGCTGATCGTAACCGACAACCGCGGCGTGATTGAGAAATTCCGCAAACTGATTGATGAATTGGACGTTCCAACCCGTCAAGTGATGGTGGAAGCGCGTATTGTGGAAGCTGAAGATACCTTCTTCCGCAACTTGGGCGTTAAATTCGGTTCCGGTGGTGCGATCGGCCGTACGGCATGGGGCAGCAACTGGAGCAATGCACAAACCAACTACAATACCAATGCCTCGTTTAACCGTGGCGACATAGGCTCCCGCACATGGACTTTGGATCCGAACGTCAGTCTGCCGACCGCAGCCGCAGTCAACAGCATTGCGCTGGTGCGGGCGTTCTCGTCCGGCGCATTGGGTTTGGAAATCAGCGCGTCTGAAGAACAAGGTAAGAGCAAAACCATTTCCAATCCGCGCGTGCTGACACAAGACCGCAAAGAAGCCAAAATTGAATCCGGTACGGAAATTCCTTACCAAGAGGCTTCTTCCAGCGGTGCGACTTCGATTACCTTCAAGAAAGCCGTTTTGGGCTTGACCGTAACGCCGAACATTACGCCTGACGGTCAAATTATCATGACTGTGAAGATTAATCGCGATACCCCGATCGACTGTACCGTAGATTCTCTGATGACCAAGTGTATCAACACCAAACACTTGAATACCCAAGCCATGGTTGAAGATGGCGGCACGCTGATTGTCGGCGGTATTTACGAGGAAGAAAGCACCAATGCGGTGAACAAAGTACCTGTTTTGGGCGATATCCCTGTTGTCGGCAATCTGTTCAAATCACGCGGCAAACGTGAAAACCGCCGTGAGCTGTTGATCTTCATCACGCCGCGCATTATGGATAATGTGGGTAACAATCTGCGTTACTGA
- a CDS encoding PilN domain-containing protein, with product MIELTRINLLPYREEIKQRKQQQFKVLMLGAFAVGLGLAAATYLGIDSAISNQEGRNNFLQTEIDRLDRELGEIDKLQQEKEAFLAKKLKVEELQEKRYQAAYILDSLNALTPDNTYLTALEAESPTSYKISGHAVSDNKIAVMMRSLPSTGIFLQPELLSIKKVDNYQEFTLKSSINQVNTPAPAPTAQSSSEIAEPVAEPAPEAQ from the coding sequence ATGATCGAATTAACCAGAATCAACCTTCTTCCGTATCGGGAAGAGATTAAACAGCGCAAGCAGCAGCAATTCAAAGTATTGATGCTTGGCGCTTTTGCAGTGGGTTTGGGCTTGGCAGCCGCTACCTATCTCGGTATTGATAGCGCCATCAGCAATCAAGAAGGCCGCAACAACTTCCTGCAAACCGAAATCGACAGACTTGATAGAGAATTGGGCGAAATCGATAAACTTCAGCAAGAAAAAGAAGCCTTCTTGGCCAAGAAGCTGAAAGTGGAAGAGTTGCAGGAAAAACGCTATCAAGCAGCTTATATCCTTGATTCTTTGAATGCGCTTACGCCCGATAATACTTATTTGACTGCGTTGGAAGCAGAAAGCCCGACCAGCTATAAAATTAGCGGCCATGCCGTCAGCGACAATAAAATCGCCGTTATGATGCGCTCCCTGCCAAGTACAGGTATTTTCTTGCAGCCTGAATTGTTGAGCATCAAAAAAGTAGATAACTACCAAGAATTTACTTTGAAATCTTCAATCAACCAAGTGAATACGCCGGCTCCTGCACCGACTGCACAAAGCAGCAGTGAAATAGCCGAACCTGTGGCAGAACCTGCTCCGGAGGCTCAATAA